Proteins found in one Thalassomonas actiniarum genomic segment:
- the yihI gene encoding Der GTPase-activating protein YihI, whose amino-acid sequence MTRKRKSRKPGVGSIGIVKDDKTKTTPRSDKKPKKQTGNKPGNRQTEAKKKTKGSQGPGIKKDPRIGSKTPIALGKPAQPMTKQPKKAKVQASPIAAIRDVEPDTSLEQELYAIEEDAQLQSILEKQEEEIALSEAEVDYFNEKMTRHQQLRELLGWDDEDEESETGQKASSEDELWDKFDNSDLSEFE is encoded by the coding sequence ATGACCCGTAAAAGAAAATCCAGGAAGCCGGGAGTCGGCTCCATCGGCATAGTCAAAGACGACAAAACAAAAACAACGCCGCGCAGCGATAAAAAACCGAAAAAACAAACCGGCAATAAACCGGGCAACCGCCAAACGGAAGCGAAAAAGAAAACCAAAGGATCTCAGGGTCCGGGAATTAAAAAAGATCCGCGTATCGGCAGCAAAACCCCGATAGCTTTGGGTAAGCCGGCCCAGCCAATGACGAAACAGCCGAAGAAAGCCAAAGTTCAGGCCTCGCCTATCGCCGCAATACGCGATGTCGAGCCGGATACTTCGCTGGAGCAAGAGTTATACGCCATTGAAGAAGATGCGCAATTACAAAGCATTCTCGAAAAACAGGAAGAAGAGATCGCCCTGAGCGAAGCCGAAGTCGACTACTTCAATGAAAAAATGACCCGCCACCAGCAATTGCGTGAATTACTGGGCTGGGATGATGAAGACGAAGAAAGCGAAACCGGGCAGAAAGCGTCATCTGAAGACGAGCTTTGGGATAAGTTCGATAACAGCGATCTGTCGGAATTCGAATAA
- a CDS encoding VOC family protein, with amino-acid sequence MINLKRFHHVAYRCMDTKETVEWYKDKLNMELTVAIAENEVPSTKAPDPYMHTFLDAGMGNVLAFFEIPNSPKMGRDENTPTWVQHIALEVEDLDALVAAKEELEGKGVEVLGPVNHGVFKSIYFFDPNGHRLELAANTGTPEQFAELKRVAPLMVEEWSQTKRAPRHAAWLHEQD; translated from the coding sequence ATGATTAATTTAAAACGCTTTCATCACGTGGCCTACCGCTGCATGGACACCAAAGAAACGGTCGAATGGTATAAAGACAAGTTAAATATGGAGCTTACCGTTGCTATCGCGGAAAACGAAGTACCGTCAACGAAAGCGCCGGATCCTTATATGCATACCTTCTTGGATGCCGGCATGGGCAATGTCCTGGCATTTTTCGAGATCCCCAACTCTCCGAAAATGGGCCGTGACGAAAACACCCCGACCTGGGTGCAGCACATCGCCCTGGAAGTGGAAGATCTTGATGCCCTGGTTGCCGCCAAGGAAGAGCTTGAAGGCAAAGGCGTAGAAGTACTGGGGCCGGTAAACCACGGCGTGTTTAAATCTATCTATTTCTTCGATCCCAACGGTCACCGCCTGGAGCTTGCTGCCAATACCGGCACACCCGAGCAGTTTGCCGAACTCAAGCGTGTGGCACCGCTAATGGTAGAAGAATGGTCACAAACCAAACGCGCTCCCAGACATGCTGCCTGGTTACATGAACAGGATTAA
- a CDS encoding M61 family metallopeptidase produces MKHKNKICYQITPDNIHSHLFGVEMTFASEPGKSYTLNLPAWLPGSYMIRDFAKNIIELSAVSADGQALATEKSDKQTWHITATDEQVSLSYQVFAFDLSVRTAYLDSQRGFFNGSSTFLAVEELRDHACQLTINPPGQADNWQVATGMSRATGTEKYAFGDYIAADYHELIDCPVAIGVLDTFEFTVEGVVHHLVFTSGHYGDHQRLADDVAKLCQHHIKLFGEVPFTEYWFITHLLASGFGGLEHKNSTVLQASRFDLPNPNKPEELSDNYKTFLSLCSHEYFHAWNVCRIKPKEFVPYNLQKESHTKQLWAYEGITSYYDDFSLFRAGIIPFEQYLELLSKTATRVYRGGGELKQSVTESSFDAWTKFYQQGPDAVNNIVSYYTKGSLIALWLDLTIREKSAGLYSLDTLMRELWIHFGRPGIGTQEDDFINIANILCGEDIGAPFKALLHTPDRVALAPLLEKVGVSFEGQKFKSLNSLDTIGSEDYVPYLGAQYKEQAGGLKISVVVEGSPAAKAGLAVNDVLIAVDNLKVTEKSLQQLGEHLSAGQAVSCFYFRDDQLLCSEIAFTDSPLSAIKISVTDAERAANWQNIIA; encoded by the coding sequence ATGAAACATAAAAATAAAATTTGTTATCAGATCACCCCGGACAATATTCACAGCCATCTGTTCGGCGTAGAAATGACCTTTGCCAGCGAGCCGGGAAAAAGCTATACCCTGAACCTGCCCGCCTGGTTGCCCGGCAGCTATATGATCAGGGACTTTGCGAAAAATATCATTGAACTAAGCGCAGTTTCCGCCGACGGCCAGGCCCTGGCGACAGAGAAGAGCGATAAGCAAACCTGGCATATTACCGCAACTGATGAGCAAGTGAGCCTGAGCTACCAGGTGTTTGCTTTCGATCTTTCGGTGCGCACCGCCTACTTAGACAGCCAGCGGGGTTTCTTTAACGGCAGCTCCACTTTCCTGGCGGTGGAAGAGCTGAGGGATCATGCCTGCCAGCTCACCATCAATCCTCCCGGACAAGCCGATAACTGGCAGGTGGCCACCGGCATGTCCCGGGCAACAGGTACCGAAAAATATGCCTTCGGCGACTATATTGCCGCCGATTACCATGAATTGATCGACTGCCCGGTAGCCATAGGGGTACTGGACACCTTTGAATTTACCGTCGAAGGCGTGGTGCATCACCTGGTCTTTACCAGCGGCCATTACGGCGACCACCAGCGCCTGGCGGATGATGTCGCCAAGTTGTGCCAGCACCATATCAAGCTGTTCGGCGAAGTACCGTTTACCGAGTACTGGTTTATCACCCATTTGCTTGCCAGCGGTTTTGGCGGGTTGGAGCATAAAAACTCGACCGTGTTGCAGGCCAGCCGCTTTGACCTGCCCAACCCGAACAAACCGGAGGAATTAAGCGATAACTACAAAACGTTCCTCAGCTTATGCTCGCACGAGTATTTCCACGCCTGGAATGTCTGCCGCATCAAACCAAAAGAGTTTGTCCCCTATAATCTGCAAAAAGAATCCCATACCAAGCAGTTATGGGCCTATGAAGGCATCACTTCCTATTATGACGACTTTTCCCTGTTCCGCGCCGGCATCATCCCGTTTGAGCAATATTTGGAGTTGCTCAGCAAAACCGCCACCCGGGTTTACCGCGGCGGCGGCGAGCTCAAACAGAGCGTGACCGAGTCCAGCTTTGATGCCTGGACCAAGTTCTATCAACAGGGACCGGATGCGGTCAACAATATCGTCAGCTATTACACCAAAGGCTCGTTAATCGCCTTATGGCTGGATCTGACCATCAGGGAGAAATCCGCCGGATTATACAGTTTGGATACCCTGATGCGGGAGTTATGGATCCACTTCGGCCGTCCCGGTATCGGCACCCAGGAAGACGACTTTATCAATATCGCCAACATTTTATGCGGTGAAGATATCGGTGCCCCCTTTAAAGCCCTGCTACATACCCCGGACCGGGTAGCCCTGGCGCCTTTACTGGAGAAAGTCGGGGTAAGCTTTGAGGGACAAAAATTCAAAAGCCTGAACAGCCTGGACACCATAGGCAGCGAAGATTACGTTCCTTACCTGGGGGCACAATATAAAGAGCAGGCAGGCGGCTTGAAAATATCTGTGGTGGTGGAAGGCTCCCCCGCCGCCAAAGCGGGGCTGGCAGTCAATGATGTGCTCATTGCCGTGGACAACCTTAAGGTCACGGAAAAGTCCCTGCAGCAGCTTGGCGAACACTTAAGTGCCGGGCAAGCGGTCAGCTGTTTTTATTTCCGCGATGACCAGTTGTTGTGTTCCGAAATAGCCTTTACCGATTCACCGTTGTCGGCAATCAAGATCAGCGTAACCGATGCCGAACGGGCCGCCAACTGGCAGAACATCATTGCCTGA
- the purU gene encoding formyltetrahydrofolate deformylase, giving the protein MQINNQYVLTWQCPDTSGVLAKVTHNLFEHGAFITETSQYSDPSTDTFFSRIAFDDRNLKVPFEEFVSAIDELAKPLNLSYRIRNANDLPNIVIAVSKDDHCLVSLLTKWKAGVLPVNIVAVVSNHPDCQSLVEWHGIPYHHLPVNKENKPQQEAAILDVMKSADAELLVLARYMQILSDDMCVKLQGNAINIHHSFLPSFKGAKPYHQAHARGVKVIGATAHYVTADLDEGPIIVQEVKPINHTFTVEQMVHSGHDLEATALCHAVKMHAQQRICLNGDKTVILA; this is encoded by the coding sequence ATGCAAATCAATAATCAATACGTTTTAACCTGGCAATGTCCTGATACTTCAGGCGTCTTAGCAAAAGTTACCCATAATCTGTTTGAACACGGCGCCTTTATTACCGAAACTTCACAGTACAGCGACCCCTCTACCGATACCTTTTTTTCCCGTATCGCCTTTGACGACCGCAACCTGAAAGTGCCGTTTGAAGAATTTGTCAGCGCCATCGACGAGCTGGCCAAACCGCTGAACCTGAGCTATCGCATCAGAAATGCCAACGACTTGCCCAATATCGTGATTGCCGTATCCAAAGACGATCACTGCCTGGTCTCGTTATTAACCAAGTGGAAAGCTGGCGTGCTGCCGGTGAATATTGTTGCCGTGGTATCCAACCACCCGGATTGTCAGTCTTTAGTGGAGTGGCATGGCATTCCCTACCATCACCTGCCGGTCAACAAGGAAAATAAACCCCAACAGGAAGCCGCCATCCTGGACGTGATGAAAAGCGCCGATGCCGAACTGCTGGTGCTTGCCCGTTATATGCAGATTTTATCCGACGATATGTGTGTCAAACTCCAGGGCAATGCCATTAATATCCATCACTCGTTTTTGCCCAGTTTCAAGGGCGCGAAACCTTATCACCAGGCCCATGCCCGCGGGGTGAAAGTGATCGGCGCCACCGCCCACTATGTGACCGCAGATCTTGATGAAGGTCCGATTATCGTGCAGGAAGTCAAACCCATTAACCATACCTTCACCGTTGAACAAATGGTGCACTCGGGCCATGACTTAGAAGCCACCGCCCTGTGCCATGCCGTGAAAATGCATGCCCAGCAACGTATCTGCCTCAACGGCGACAAAACCGTTATCCTGGCTTAA
- a CDS encoding methyl-accepting chemotaxis protein: MFSQLKFAHKIILTAAALLILTLTVSSAYHYLKINQQTETNLERGINEIARSVSGNIANWLNSKLQIVNAIAQSTRESSDSATILATVQQAQVAGLFKNTYVGVERSGEFIVDDVSIKLPDDFDARQRPWYTQVKQDRKSSYTEPYVDASVNKLIISAVAPIEDNGRFIGAAGGDIELDEIADIINAIDFLELGYAYLVSDNGKILSHPQKQYLDKNIDTLFGYQPSFSRELVEIPEKEQIVSFIPVEGISSVKWYVGVVLDRDKAYAPMVTARNNAILSGFISVVATIVILHLLLNHLMRPINHLTLAIKDISQGDGDLTKRLSVDSQDEIGQLSHHFNAFIDTIHDSMKQVHQTASALDQHINSVRQSALSGIEMAEQQLSRGDSVSSAISELNSSAQEISSNAVTASNLTSAMQEQSREGVDALSNNIHSIEHLSTTMGQSSGEIEKLATEAQNIGNILDVIKGVSSQTNLLALNAAIEAARAGEAGRGFAVVADEVRQLAQRTQDATGEIEVMIENLQNGTGAVVSSMSQSQENSTASVEMAGLADEKMQQIIQSLTQVDIENHAVSDATQQQAAVIKSIDEDILQLMELNQQGVSNLQQTQDACDGLQQEFAGLNTLVGQFKVS; this comes from the coding sequence ATGTTCAGCCAATTAAAATTTGCCCATAAAATCATCTTAACCGCAGCGGCCTTGCTTATTCTAACCCTGACGGTGTCAAGCGCTTACCACTACCTTAAAATCAACCAGCAAACCGAAACCAACCTGGAGCGGGGCATTAATGAAATCGCCCGCTCGGTGTCGGGGAATATTGCCAACTGGCTCAACAGCAAACTGCAAATCGTCAATGCCATCGCCCAAAGCACCCGGGAAAGCAGCGACAGCGCCACCATTTTAGCGACGGTGCAGCAGGCACAGGTGGCCGGCTTGTTTAAAAACACCTATGTCGGGGTGGAACGCAGCGGCGAGTTTATTGTTGATGATGTCAGCATTAAACTGCCGGATGACTTTGATGCCAGGCAAAGGCCCTGGTATACCCAGGTAAAACAGGACAGAAAGTCTTCCTATACCGAACCATATGTCGATGCCTCGGTGAATAAACTGATTATTTCTGCGGTGGCGCCGATTGAGGATAACGGCCGTTTTATCGGGGCTGCCGGCGGTGATATTGAGCTGGATGAAATTGCCGACATTATCAATGCCATCGATTTCCTGGAATTGGGCTATGCCTATCTGGTGAGCGATAACGGTAAAATTCTCAGCCATCCGCAAAAACAATATCTGGATAAAAACATCGACACACTTTTTGGCTATCAACCCAGCTTTTCCCGTGAGTTGGTGGAAATTCCCGAGAAAGAGCAAATTGTCTCTTTTATCCCGGTAGAGGGCATTAGTTCGGTAAAATGGTATGTGGGTGTGGTGCTGGATCGCGATAAAGCTTATGCCCCTATGGTGACAGCAAGAAACAACGCCATCTTATCCGGTTTTATCAGTGTGGTGGCGACCATAGTCATTTTGCATTTATTGCTTAATCACCTGATGCGCCCCATCAATCACCTGACGCTGGCGATCAAAGATATTTCCCAGGGAGACGGCGATTTAACCAAGCGCCTGTCGGTAGACTCGCAAGATGAAATCGGCCAGTTATCCCATCATTTTAATGCCTTTATCGATACCATTCATGACTCCATGAAGCAGGTACACCAAACCGCCAGCGCCCTGGATCAACATATCAACAGCGTGCGCCAGAGCGCACTGTCCGGGATTGAAATGGCGGAGCAACAACTAAGCCGGGGCGACAGTGTCTCCAGCGCCATCTCCGAGCTTAACAGTTCGGCGCAAGAAATTTCCTCTAATGCGGTAACCGCCTCTAATTTAACCTCGGCGATGCAGGAACAGTCAAGGGAAGGGGTGGATGCCCTGAGCAATAACATTCATTCAATTGAGCACTTATCCACGACCATGGGGCAGTCGAGCGGCGAAATCGAAAAGCTGGCCACCGAAGCCCAGAATATCGGCAATATTCTCGATGTGATCAAAGGGGTCAGTTCGCAAACTAATTTGTTGGCATTAAATGCCGCCATTGAAGCGGCCCGGGCGGGGGAAGCCGGCCGCGGTTTTGCCGTGGTCGCCGATGAAGTGCGTCAACTGGCACAGCGTACCCAGGACGCCACCGGGGAAATTGAAGTGATGATCGAAAACCTGCAAAACGGCACCGGCGCCGTGGTCAGCAGTATGAGTCAAAGCCAGGAGAACAGCACTGCCAGTGTGGAAATGGCGGGGCTGGCCGATGAAAAAATGCAGCAGATTATCCAGTCCCTGACCCAGGTGGATATTGAAAATCATGCAGTATCCGACGCCACCCAGCAACAGGCGGCAGTGATCAAAAGCATAGACGAAGATATATTGCAGCTGATGGAGTTAAATCAGCAGGGGGTAAGCAACCTGCAGCAAACCCAGGATGCCTGCGATGGTCTGCAACAGGAATTTGCCGGGTTAAATACCCTGGTGGGGCAATTTAAAGTGTCTTGA
- a CDS encoding peroxiredoxin-like family protein, with amino-acid sequence MKCIYKLLTAGLALLLTLSVQAAKPIAEEAAMVSPLLNGQQVPSVMATTVAGKQVNLQQVLTGKKTILFFYRGGWCPFCNTQMGQLKQISSRLNGMGFQLIGISTDAPEGLQASIKERDLDYTLLSDFNSKVSQSFGLAFFASQKTTERYVSKMKLTNPLQKNRQGEERLVLPAPAVYVFDAKGLVQFNYVNPNFRVRLDEELLLKAAELVK; translated from the coding sequence ATGAAATGTATATATAAACTCTTAACCGCCGGTCTGGCTTTGTTGTTGACGCTTAGCGTTCAGGCAGCTAAGCCGATTGCTGAAGAGGCCGCTATGGTCAGCCCGCTGCTGAACGGTCAGCAGGTTCCGTCAGTGATGGCCACTACGGTGGCAGGCAAGCAGGTGAACTTACAGCAAGTGCTTACCGGCAAGAAAACCATTTTGTTTTTTTACCGCGGCGGCTGGTGTCCGTTTTGTAATACCCAGATGGGACAGCTAAAGCAGATCAGCAGTCGCTTAAATGGCATGGGGTTCCAGTTAATCGGCATATCTACCGATGCCCCGGAAGGCCTTCAAGCCAGCATCAAAGAGCGTGATTTAGACTATACCCTGCTTTCTGACTTTAACTCTAAAGTCAGCCAAAGTTTTGGCCTGGCGTTTTTTGCTTCACAAAAAACCACAGAGCGTTATGTCTCAAAAATGAAGCTCACCAATCCGCTGCAAAAAAACCGCCAGGGTGAAGAGCGCCTGGTATTACCGGCTCCTGCCGTTTATGTGTTTGATGCTAAAGGTTTGGTTCAGTTTAATTATGTAAATCCAAACTTTAGAGTGCGCTTAGATGAAGAGTTGTTACTGAAAGCGGCTGAATTGGTTAAGTAG
- a CDS encoding PEP-CTERM sorting domain-containing protein → MKSKLLKNLFIVILTLSYTAHAVLIEDNLDDYLYLHSASNDISGYFDMTGQEYEHAWVTLSFVDDTYLFAEQYPFNDQRPVDEGELDNSLGVQSFYRHSAAQGSFFFDGWEQVTHIQQDIIETAYISFADIAGNISIDYMETHTIGFHEHNEPGHDWSLGRRDCHLPCQFFNLQHSVETSGYTGYFTVRERLSKGLIDHVLVDGKLEFDIGVVSGDFYLASATIRTIPEPASLGLFLLALFGLVSVQRKNSRTLSDC, encoded by the coding sequence ATGAAAAGTAAACTATTGAAGAACCTGTTTATTGTTATCCTGACCCTTAGCTACACTGCCCACGCAGTTTTAATTGAAGACAACCTCGACGACTATTTGTATTTACACTCTGCCAGCAATGATATATCGGGCTATTTTGACATGACCGGGCAAGAATATGAGCATGCCTGGGTAACCCTTTCTTTTGTTGATGATACCTACCTTTTTGCTGAGCAATATCCTTTCAACGATCAACGTCCTGTTGATGAGGGCGAACTTGATAATAGCCTGGGAGTGCAATCTTTTTATCGTCATAGTGCAGCTCAAGGTTCGTTCTTTTTTGATGGCTGGGAGCAGGTGACACATATACAGCAGGATATTATCGAAACGGCCTATATTAGCTTTGCTGATATTGCTGGCAATATCAGTATCGATTACATGGAGACACATACTATAGGGTTTCATGAACATAATGAGCCTGGCCATGATTGGAGTTTAGGTAGAAGGGATTGTCATCTGCCATGTCAGTTTTTCAATTTACAACATAGCGTAGAAACCTCGGGTTATACCGGCTATTTTACGGTGAGAGAGAGACTGTCGAAAGGCTTGATAGATCACGTGCTGGTTGACGGTAAACTTGAATTTGACATTGGTGTGGTCTCGGGAGATTTTTACCTGGCCTCGGCAACGATAAGAACTATCCCGGAGCCCGCCAGCTTAGGTTTGTTTCTGCTTGCCTTATTCGGACTGGTGTCTGTACAGCGAAAAAACAGCAGGACTTTGTCTGATTGTTAG
- a CDS encoding helix-turn-helix domain-containing protein, whose protein sequence is MTNKSWDERRVILRKLLRELRKQNDDMTQEQLGELLGKPQSFVSKYESGERKLDYIELIEICQVFKLNIVEFDALYQKKLKKKSL, encoded by the coding sequence ATGACCAACAAATCCTGGGATGAAAGAAGGGTAATATTGAGGAAGTTACTCAGAGAGCTTCGCAAGCAAAACGATGATATGACGCAAGAACAATTAGGTGAACTACTCGGAAAACCCCAAAGTTTTGTTTCTAAATATGAGAGTGGCGAACGTAAACTTGACTATATTGAGCTTATTGAAATTTGTCAGGTTTTTAAGCTGAACATTGTTGAATTTGACGCTTTGTATCAGAAAAAATTAAAGAAGAAATCACTTTAA
- a CDS encoding helix-turn-helix transcriptional regulator: MFRFMTGDDLRRMRLSCNRTTEDMAKKISVSRTTYEKYEAGLEQPTPAHAFALNIYCRVNIIPLFTQLRELINHFNQYKDFKNDKANTYRMPAEKKHRETESDEAEHK; this comes from the coding sequence ATGTTTAGATTCATGACTGGTGATGACTTACGGCGCATGAGATTGTCTTGCAACCGTACCACTGAAGATATGGCTAAAAAGATCTCGGTTAGCCGCACCACCTATGAAAAGTACGAGGCTGGCCTGGAGCAACCTACACCAGCTCATGCCTTTGCCCTGAATATTTATTGCCGGGTAAACATTATTCCCTTGTTCACGCAACTTCGTGAGCTCATAAACCATTTCAACCAATACAAGGATTTTAAAAATGATAAAGCCAACACTTACCGCATGCCAGCAGAGAAAAAACACCGCGAAACTGAATCGGACGAAGCTGAGCATAAGTGA